A stretch of the Planktothricoides raciborskii GIHE-MW2 genome encodes the following:
- a CDS encoding helix-turn-helix domain-containing protein yields the protein MAGQPFLTDPQRKRLQKALRESECPRFREHALILLLKHDGKTYEEIADFIGCSYRTVAYWCVHGDPDNLETMKDRREQGNYRKADSDYIDLLLKIVHQKPNELGYESEFWTSGRLAAYLAEKTGIELSGTQVIRILRKHKVRLPRSRV from the coding sequence ATGGCAGGACAACCCTTTCTGACAGATCCCCAAAGAAAACGACTCCAAAAGGCTTTACGAGAAAGCGAATGCCCTAGATTTCGGGAGCACGCCCTGATTCTCCTGTTGAAACATGACGGCAAAACCTATGAGGAAATTGCTGACTTTATTGGGTGTTCTTATAGAACCGTGGCTTATTGGTGCGTACATGGGGATCCAGACAATCTCGAAACCATGAAAGACCGACGGGAACAGGGGAATTATCGCAAAGCAGACAGTGATTATATCGACTTATTGCTTAAAATCGTTCATCAAAAGCCTAATGAATTGGGCTATGAAAGTGAATTTTGGACCAGTGGACGATTAGCGGCTTATCTGGCTGAAAAAACCGGAATTGAATTAAGTGGCACTCAGGTGATCCGCATTTTGCGTAAGCATAAAGTCCGCTTGCCCCGCAGTCGAGTTTAA
- a CDS encoding dynamin family protein, with protein sequence MMESTRLINNLDRVASIRSNVADYLGTMAEILSKSEEVAETHSGKFGLDADIDDLKLASQNLKSGVFRLLVLGDMKRGKSTLLNALIGENLLPSDVNPCTALLTVLRYGLEKKVTVYFKEGKLPETIDFNTFKQKYTIDPDEGKKLERENQAAFPNVNYAVVEYPLPLLEKGVEIVDSPGLNDTEARNELSLNYVHNSQAILFVLRASQPLTLNERRYLDNYIKDRGLNVFFLINGWDEIRLGLVDIDDGAELAEAEAKLRQFFQTNLAEYCQINGANVYDERVFELCSLNALRRRLKHPEDSLEGTGFPGFMAALNTFLTQERAVAELRQARTLARQSYNHCHDAIARRIPLLGEDLQELKNRIASVSPEFEMLTDIRDRFQEEIGEMRDRQAKKVADSFRTYILDLGKTFELDFVRYQPNLGFLDSLQKGKREQFNAEFQQAFERYLNEKIAEWELIAEKQIADAFAQLSQSAAKYGANYTQVTQLINEKLTGQKIHRGINTELEEDAPSWASWAMGFFSLTTGNVAGVVMASAGFDWKNILVNYVAVIGISTFLLLFAGPLASIGLIGIPLLGLGVGALQADEARKEFIKATKKEFIKSLPELAQSQWQSIYDVVEQCFNDYDREVSKRLNADIKSRQGELDNLVAQKQSQEIDYAQELSRLKMLDGEVLSQLKTIESAYQDLLSSPV encoded by the coding sequence ATGATGGAAAGTACCAGATTAATTAATAACTTAGATCGAGTTGCCAGTATCCGCTCGAATGTGGCGGACTATCTGGGAACAATGGCTGAAATTTTGTCTAAGTCAGAAGAAGTTGCCGAAACTCACTCAGGAAAATTCGGACTAGACGCGGATATTGATGACCTGAAATTAGCCAGCCAAAATCTAAAATCAGGAGTATTTAGACTGCTGGTTTTGGGCGATATGAAACGGGGTAAAAGTACGTTACTGAATGCGCTGATTGGGGAAAATTTATTACCCAGTGATGTGAATCCTTGTACGGCATTGCTGACGGTGTTACGTTATGGCCTAGAAAAAAAAGTTACGGTTTATTTTAAGGAAGGCAAACTGCCAGAAACTATCGATTTTAATACTTTCAAGCAAAAATATACTATCGACCCCGATGAAGGGAAAAAGCTGGAAAGAGAAAATCAGGCCGCATTTCCTAATGTTAACTATGCGGTAGTCGAGTATCCTTTACCTCTTTTAGAAAAAGGGGTGGAAATTGTGGATAGTCCCGGTCTGAATGATACGGAAGCCCGCAACGAGTTATCGTTAAATTATGTGCATAATAGTCAAGCTATTTTGTTTGTGTTACGGGCTTCGCAACCTTTGACGTTGAATGAGCGGCGCTATTTAGATAATTATATCAAAGATCGCGGGTTAAATGTGTTTTTCCTGATTAATGGTTGGGATGAAATTCGCCTGGGTCTGGTTGATATAGATGATGGGGCAGAATTGGCGGAGGCAGAGGCAAAACTGCGGCAATTTTTCCAAACTAATCTGGCAGAATATTGTCAAATTAATGGGGCAAATGTTTATGATGAACGAGTCTTTGAGCTATGTTCTCTTAATGCTTTGCGCCGCCGCTTAAAACACCCAGAAGATAGCCTAGAAGGAACGGGGTTTCCTGGTTTTATGGCGGCTTTGAATACGTTTTTGACTCAAGAAAGAGCGGTGGCAGAACTTCGCCAAGCGCGAACTTTAGCCCGTCAAAGTTATAACCATTGCCATGATGCGATCGCCCGTCGAATTCCTTTGTTAGGGGAAGATTTGCAAGAGTTGAAAAATCGAATTGCGTCGGTGTCCCCAGAGTTTGAAATGTTGACGGATATTCGCGATCGCTTCCAGGAAGAAATTGGGGAAATGCGCGATCGGCAAGCCAAAAAAGTGGCCGATTCTTTTCGCACCTATATTTTAGATTTAGGCAAGACTTTTGAATTGGATTTTGTCCGGTATCAGCCAAATCTCGGTTTTTTAGATTCTCTGCAAAAGGGCAAACGAGAACAGTTTAATGCGGAATTCCAGCAAGCTTTTGAGCGTTATTTGAATGAAAAAATCGCCGAATGGGAACTGATTGCCGAAAAACAAATTGCTGATGCTTTTGCCCAACTGAGCCAAAGTGCTGCCAAATATGGGGCGAATTATACTCAAGTCACTCAACTGATTAACGAGAAATTAACCGGGCAAAAAATTCACCGGGGAATTAACACTGAATTAGAAGAAGATGCGCCATCTTGGGCGAGTTGGGCAATGGGTTTTTTCTCCTTAACCACGGGAAATGTGGCTGGGGTAGTGATGGCTAGTGCTGGATTTGATTGGAAAAATATTCTGGTCAATTATGTGGCGGTAATTGGCATTAGTACCTTTTTATTATTGTTTGCCGGCCCCCTCGCTTCCATTGGTTTAATCGGCATTCCTTTATTAGGTTTAGGAGTGGGGGCTTTACAAGCAGATGAAGCCCGGAAAGAATTTATCAAAGCTACCAAGAAAGAGTTTATTAAATCCCTTCCAGAATTAGCCCAATCTCAATGGCAATCGATTTATGATGTAGTTGAGCAATGTTTTAATGACTACGATCGCGAAGTCAGCAAGCGGCTGAATGCGGATATTAAATCTCGTCAAGGGGAACTTGACAACTTGGTGGCACAAAAGCAATCCCAAGAGATTGATTATGCTCAGGAATTAAGCCGCCTGAAAATGTTGGATGGGGAGGTACTTTCCCAGCTAAAAACTATCGAATCGGCTTACCAAGATTTACTCTCATCTCCTGTTTAG
- a CDS encoding DUF3040 domain-containing protein, which yields MNNSNNPEKDLEAKQKEIEERERAIRLRELEHELYQKEPPLYKTVPDTPPENKLKRWTRQAIKIGKFVGVVVIGIAAIQLGAWIAGFIIVGGIAWFSYKIFFDSDDVNVK from the coding sequence ATGAATAATTCTAACAACCCAGAAAAAGACTTAGAGGCAAAACAAAAAGAAATCGAAGAGCGCGAACGGGCGATTCGACTGAGGGAATTAGAGCATGAACTCTACCAAAAAGAACCGCCTCTTTATAAAACTGTGCCAGATACACCGCCAGAAAATAAGCTGAAACGATGGACTAGACAAGCAATTAAAATTGGTAAATTTGTCGGAGTCGTGGTAATCGGAATTGCCGCAATTCAGCTAGGCGCATGGATTGCTGGATTTATTATTGTTGGGGGAATTGCTTGGTTTTCCTACAAAATTTTCTTTGACTCTGATGATGTGAATGTCAAATAA
- the ilvA gene encoding threonine ammonia-lyase, biosynthetic yields the protein MRCDYLVQILTARVYDVAQETPLELATNLSARLNNKLLLKREDMQSVFSFKLRGAYNKMAQLPPEELAQGVIAASAGNHAQGVALSARHLGTQAIIVMPVTTPQVKIDAVKARGGQVVLHGETYDEAYAHARQLEVEKGLTFIHPFDDPDVIAGQGTIGMEILRQYQQPIHAIFVAIGGGGLISGIAAYVKRLRPEIKIIGVEPVDADAMHQSLKARKRVKLSQVGLFADGVAVREVGEETFRLCQEYVDDIILVDTDDTCAAIKDVFEDTRSILEPAGALAIAGAKAYVERTQIRGQTLVAVACGANMNFDRLRFVAERAEFGERREAIFAVTIPETPGSLRRFCDCLGKRQLTEFNYRIADQKQAHIFVGVQVTNRADAVKIVETFEANGLKTLDLTDDELTKMHLRHMVGGHSPLAHNELLYRFEFPERPGALMKFVASMSPNWNISLFHYRNNGADYGRIVVGMQVPPEEMQEWQAFLDTLGYRYWDENHNPAYQLFLA from the coding sequence ATGCGTTGCGATTACCTGGTACAAATTCTCACCGCCCGTGTCTATGATGTTGCCCAAGAAACGCCTCTAGAATTAGCCACAAACCTCTCAGCCCGACTCAATAATAAACTGCTGCTAAAGCGAGAGGATATGCAGTCAGTTTTTTCCTTCAAGTTGCGGGGGGCATATAACAAAATGGCCCAACTGCCCCCAGAAGAACTTGCCCAAGGAGTCATTGCCGCCTCCGCAGGCAACCACGCCCAAGGAGTCGCCCTGTCAGCCCGTCACCTAGGCACCCAAGCGATTATCGTCATGCCCGTGACCACCCCCCAAGTGAAAATTGATGCGGTCAAAGCCAGAGGCGGACAAGTGGTATTACATGGGGAAACCTATGACGAAGCCTACGCCCACGCCCGTCAACTCGAAGTAGAAAAAGGCTTAACTTTTATTCATCCCTTTGACGATCCTGACGTGATCGCCGGTCAGGGAACTATTGGCATGGAAATTTTACGCCAATATCAGCAGCCAATTCATGCCATTTTTGTCGCCATTGGTGGCGGCGGGTTAATTTCCGGCATTGCCGCTTATGTGAAACGGTTGCGCCCAGAAATCAAGATTATTGGGGTGGAACCCGTTGATGCGGATGCCATGCATCAATCCCTCAAAGCCAGAAAACGGGTGAAATTGTCCCAGGTGGGCTTATTTGCCGATGGGGTAGCGGTCCGAGAAGTGGGGGAAGAAACCTTTCGCCTCTGTCAAGAATATGTGGATGACATTATTTTGGTGGATACGGACGATACTTGCGCCGCGATTAAAGATGTGTTTGAGGATACCCGGTCAATCTTAGAACCCGCTGGGGCATTGGCGATCGCTGGGGCAAAAGCTTATGTGGAGAGAACACAAATCCGAGGACAAACCCTGGTTGCCGTCGCTTGCGGCGCTAACATGAACTTCGATCGCCTCCGGTTTGTGGCGGAACGGGCGGAATTTGGGGAACGTCGGGAAGCCATCTTTGCCGTCACCATTCCCGAAACCCCTGGCAGTTTGCGGCGATTTTGCGACTGCTTGGGCAAACGGCAGCTTACCGAATTTAACTATCGCATCGCCGATCAAAAACAAGCCCATATTTTTGTTGGGGTGCAAGTCACCAACCGGGCTGATGCCGTGAAAATCGTGGAAACCTTTGAAGCCAATGGCTTAAAAACCCTCGATTTAACCGATGACGAACTGACCAAAATGCACTTGCGGCACATGGTTGGCGGACATTCTCCCCTCGCGCATAATGAGTTACTGTACCGCTTCGAGTTTCCCGAACGTCCCGGCGCCCTAATGAAATTTGTCGCCTCCATGAGTCCCAACTGGAATATCAGCCTATTTCACTATAGAAATAATGGCGCGGACTATGGCCGAATTGTGGTCGGAATGCAAGTTCCTCCAGAAGAAATGCAGGAATGGCAAGCATTTCTCGATACCCTCGGTTATCGCTACTGGGATGAAAATCATAATCCGGCTTATCAGTTATTTTTGGCCTAG
- a CDS encoding 2Fe-2S iron-sulfur cluster-binding protein translates to MVKTVRLEPIAQNTEIQTNANLLSALLQEDLHVLKECGGRGMCATCHVYIKDGMESLSGISKREQRTLEVITTAKPNSRLACQSRVLGEGVVVEVPAGMYIDAIEDIEALIGRRTEQPLLHPLTGEVVVESGKLITRSVITQLKDVRLAVGETLARTRDA, encoded by the coding sequence ATGGTTAAAACTGTCAGGCTAGAACCGATCGCCCAAAATACGGAAATTCAGACTAACGCTAATCTTTTATCCGCACTGTTGCAAGAAGACTTGCACGTTCTCAAAGAATGTGGCGGACGGGGAATGTGCGCGACTTGCCATGTTTACATCAAAGACGGGATGGAAAGTCTTTCCGGCATCTCTAAACGGGAACAGCGCACCCTAGAAGTGATTACCACCGCCAAACCCAATTCTCGCCTTGCCTGTCAGTCACGAGTCCTGGGTGAAGGGGTGGTGGTAGAAGTGCCCGCTGGTATGTATATTGACGCGATCGAAGATATTGAAGCATTAATTGGCAGACGAACGGAACAACCTTTACTTCACCCTCTGACTGGGGAAGTGGTCGTAGAGTCTGGAAAATTAATTACTCGTTCCGTGATTACTCAACTTAAAGATGTTCGTTTAGCCGTGGGGGAAACTTTAGCCCGGACTCGCGACGCTTAA